Sequence from the bacterium genome:
GTGTCGGATTTCTCGTGGAATTGGCCCGACGACGGGACCGTCGCATTCGAGCTGCAGCTCACGCTCATCGACAATACAGGGACGCCGGAGACTTCTCCTTCATGCTACTTGTTTGAGGTCCCCCGGTTTGGCGGAGCCGTCATCGGGATCGAAGTCCCGGGCCTCGTGTATGCCGGTAGCGACCAGGAAATTCTGGTGCACGTCCGCAACGACTCGAACCTGCCGTGGACGAAGGATGACGGGTTTGCCTTTCGACCTGTGGATCCCGTCGATCCGCTCACACGCTTTACCGCTGGCGAGTGGGGGGGAATGGACATGGTTGAGCGTGGACGGGATGGAATGATTCGCCTCTCCGCCCGAATGCCGGATACTCCCGGTTCCTACCGAACCGCGTGGCAACTCTGGCGCGAAGGCACTGGTGTCTTCGGGGAATCCGCCGAGACCTGGGTTCAGGTGAATCCTCAGCCGGGAGGGGACGGAGGAGTGGCACTCTTCCTGGATTGCCTTCTCGGGAGATCGGACCCATCGGCCAGCGCCATCAGCCTGGATCGCAACACCGACGGGATGGTCGATGCAAGCGACCTGCGGGCACTCCTCGCGGAACGTGAAATCGTCCCATAGCCCGTGTATCTCCGGACTCTAAGCAGCTAGAGCGGTTTTTTTAAATTTCTGTCGTGAACGATTTTTCTGCCGCGAGGTGAAGATATCTCTTTTTTTTGGGCGGGCCATTTGTGTTTGGTGGTTGGCCATGCCACCAACACGAACTCTCCCAACCTCGAGAACGCAATGTTCCCGGAACTGGAGACGGGGATCAAGAGCGCCACAACCTTATGCTCTTCGCGCCGCATGATGGCGATCAAGACTCTGCTCATGGGCATCGTCGTTTTCACCACCGTGGCCTTGCCTCACGGGGTTACAGAGAGGACGCTGTAGCGCCTGATACTAGGATTCTCGCGCCACGAATCGCTGAATCTCCACGGCGTAGCCATTTGGATCGGAAAGGAAGAAGTGTTCGATCCGATACTTCTCATTGTAGGCGGGAGGGGCTTCCGGAGTTGCCCCCCTCTTCAGGAGCGTTTCGTGCGATCGGGCTACGTCCTCGACCAGAAGGGTTATGATCGGCGAACGCGCATCTCGCGCCACCGGAACATGAGTACAGAAGCCCAGGCATCCTCCACCGGGCACGCGGTAGATTCGACAGACGCCCTGGTCGCGATCGAGTTCCAGGCCGAGCACATCGTGATAGAACGTATGGGTTGCTTCCAGGTCATCGGTGCCAAGGAAGACGATTAGGCCATCTGTGATATTCATGGGGGACAACTCCAGCATGAAGTGGAAGGTGCGGAGGCTCTCTGTCTTCTGACAGAGCTCGTCCCTCAGAGCCAGGCTTAAATGCGGGGCCGCCTCGGCGAGATTGGGAACATAAGATTGGGAGTGCGAGAGAGGGGGCGAGGAATGTCCTCTGAACCTCGCGTCCCTTGCAAGTCAGTAGAGGTACCAGCCATCGGCAGTTGGATTTGCCTCGATCGTGATAGCAGTGATACCGAGCTCTTCGACAACAGCGAATTGCAGTGGGTTCGTTTCCAGTTGCGTGTTACTCAGGTGTTCAGGCTCTTGATGTCGAGTGAAGAATCTGCTGGGGGAGAGGATCGTCATTGCTAACCGGAGACCATGGGCGTAGCAAGCACTCTTCCTTCTACCTTGGGATGCTGAATTCTGCGCTCAGCACCCTGTCCGAATCTGGCAGGCCTGCTCTTGTTCGTCACTATCAGATACGCATGGGAGATTTTACACTTGACGCCGACCCGTCGAATGCCGCTTTACTCAACGCACGGCCGCATGACGGCAGATAGGTGCCGCCATCGGCCTCAAGCGCCTGCAAAGGCGCTTTTTCTTTTTGCCTGCCTCCTGATCCTCCTCTTTCACGCACTTCCTTCTTCGGCCCGGTCCGACATCGCGTTTCTCGTCTCCTTGGACGAGCAGGAATCCGCCGCACGTTCGGTCATCCGAACGGCAGGACAACCCGTTCGAGATCAGGGCATCAAGATCACACATGGCTACTATAGGGGCACCAAAGTCCACATCGCCCGAACGGGCGCGGGCCTGGTTCCGACAGCGCAGACGACGACTTTTCTCCTCGCTCGCTATCCGGTGGATTGTGTCCTCTCCTATGGCGTCGCAGGGAGCCTGGCCGGGGCTTCGCCCGGGTCACTGTTCATTGCGAACGACGTGAGGCAACACAATCGCGGCACTGCTGGGCTGGGGGGGGGCAAAGGCCTGCCGAATCCTATCCCCGAGAACACAGATTCCGATCAATTTGCCGAAGAAATGGCGCTACTGGCCGCATGCGTGGCCAAGAAATTCACGCAACTCGACGTTGCGGTTACCACGGGAACGCTCGTTTGCGGAGACGAGTTCATCGCCTCTGTCCAGCGACGTGCCGAGCTGCGAGATGATTTCGATGCCGCCGCGGTGGATATGAACGGAACCGGAATCACGATTCCCTGCCAGCGATCGGAGACCCCGTATGTTGTCGTTCGTCGATTTACGGACATGGCAGATGAATCGGCGCCGCTGGAGTTCTCAACGAACACCAGGATTCCCATCCAAGAACTGGATTCACATGTGACACAAATGCTCCTTGACGCCTGGATTGACAACCGGTCTCTAGATGGTTGTAGAAAACAGGTACGACCGTAACATACGAAAGGAGCCACAAATGGCTACCAGGCGTCACTTCATGAAAGTCAGCCTGGGCGCTGCAGCGGCTGTTTCGCTGAGTGGTATGGTCCGAGCTGCTGTTCCTGGACAGGAATCCGTTACTGAAGCACTCCAACGCCAACTTCTTCATGCAAAGGGCGACGAACGAGTAACGGTCCTCCTAAAACTGGCACGTCGGTACCATCGGGATGGGCGGTATGCTGCCGAAGCGAGCACTCTGGAAGAAGTCCTCGCAACGGACAAGCTACGCGGATTCAAAAGCCTTTTTGCGCGCCTCAACTACGGCAAAGCACTCTATCAGGCCGGGGATTTCGCCGGTGCTGCACTCATTCTTGAGACACTCGCGGATGAACCTTTCCGGTATCGCGATGAGGCCACTCTTTATGCAGCTCGAGCGTCCGTTGCGATCCATGACTGGATGCGCGCGGAGAAGCTGATCGAGCGTCTGAAGAAGTCAAGCTGCCGCGACAAAGCTGTTCTCCTGCACGGCGATCTCGAGATGAAGCGCGGTCGTACGCTGCATGCACTCAAGCACTACGCTTCGCTGAATTCGCGCGCATCGTCTCAGTCCGAACAAGTCCTCTTCCGCCTGATGGAAGCCAATCTGCGCCTCGGCAAGGAAAATGTCGCACGGCACTTGTTCGATGCCGCCGTGGCGCCTTACAGCGGCGGGCTCAAAGAACTCGAGCTTCGGCGTCGCGCCTCTCATCTCTTCCTCCGCTTTGCCTATCCCGATTCTGCGATTGCGATCGCCAGTTTGGTTCCTGCGCTCTGTGCCAAGCTCTCCGCCAAGGACCGTCAGTTGGCGGCGAAGATTGCTCCGAAAGCAATGACAACGCTCGGAGAGGCCTACCGAATGCTGGAGCGGGACGCGGATGCGCGAAGTGCCTTCCGCGCGGGCCGAAACCTGGCCATTCCTGCCATCGTGGTTGGATCCCGGGCGATTCTTGGTGGAAATCCAGAAGAAGAGATCGTCCCGCCGTTGACCGGCGCGGCGAGGAGCGCCCTGCAGACTAAGGATGAGCCATATCTCCAGGAGACAGTCGGCGATGGAGCAACGGTCTGCCAGGCCACGGCGACCGTTCAGCAGACATTCAATTCCGAGATGGGGCACCTGCTCCGTCGTTACCGCAGATCCGACCTGTGGCGACCTCTCGCAGAGTCCCTCGTCGACGGGGACTATGCCAAGTCATCTGTCTCGCTCCAGGCCGGCCGGATGCTCGCCTCAGCCTGTCGTGCTGAGGGCTGTATCGAGGACGCCGTCGTGCATCTGTCTCGCGCCATCGGCCAAGCGAATTTCAAATCCCCCGACGATGAGATCGATTCGAGACTGCTCCTTGTTTCCGACCTGACCTCGATCAATCGAATCTCGGACCGAGATGCCGAACTGGCAATCGTGGATGCCGTGGTGCGGGAGCAGCCGATCGAGAATCGCCCCTGGTTTGCCTACAGGGCGGCTCGCGCTTTGCTGAAAGTCGAAGACTATGGCGCGGCCGACGCGAGGTTCTTCTCCGTTACGAATGATCATGTGGGCACTCGCGAAGCTCGGAAGTCTCTCTTCATGAGAGCACGCATTGCCCAGGAGCAGCTCGCACCAGAAACCGCCATCGATTTCTATCTCCAGGCCATGGAGTGTTGCCCCAACGATACGCAATACTCGGTGCAGGCGGCTGTTCTTGCTTTGCAGGTCGCCGAAGAGAACCCTGGCATCATGGCGCCGGAGACCGCGAGCGGGCTTCTGGATTCCCTGCTCGCCGATGGAGCGAACGACTGGCGCGTTCTTCTGCATTCAGCCCACTTCCTGGCCCAGCACGGCAAGCGCCCGAAAGCCAAGGAGATCACGCGCCAGGCTCTCGCGCTCTTTGACCAGCAGATCGTCGAACTCGGCTACGAACCATTCTCCGAGTCGTGGATTCGCAAACAATCGAAGCTCCTGAACAGCCTCTACAATCTCCTCGAGCACCAAGAGATTGTGGATCGGGTCCAGGCCGCCGGTGAAGGCGGATTCAACGACGCCGAGATGGCCCAGGCTGCTACAATGCCACTCTTCACGATCCGTGTGGTTTACGAGTACTCGCTCGGGGCCGTCGGTAAGAGAGACATGAAGAAGGCCGTGCATGCGGAGACGGAGGCGTTGTTCGCCCACGCTCCGGAGAAGTACCGCCGGACATTCGCCTACCAGCGCATCCACTCGACCTGGAATGGCGAGTCGTTTACGGCAGCGATCCCGCTGATCGAGGAGTACCTGTCGAACTACCCAACAACGCCCCACGCGTACTTGCTCCGCCTGAAATGGGCGATTGCCAAGACCTACGATGGCGACTACCAGGGCGCGCTGGATCTGCTCGAGCCGGGGCGTTGGTCACCCCCAGACGTGCGCAATCAAACTTACAAGATGTACCGAGCAAGTGTGAATTACGTCCGCGGCGAATGCCTGTCTCGTCTCGGCGACCCCGCAGGTGATGAACTGAAGGCCGCAAACAAACCCATTCCCTGGGTGGTCACATTCATCGAAAGGTTCCCGAGGCGATGAGAGGATACAGGAAGATACCTTACACAACGGCAATGCTATTCCTCTTCCTGGGTGGAACGGCATTGGCCGGTGGCACAAATCAGAACACACCATGCGAGTGTCCGGACGAGTTGCCACCCAGTATCGATCGCTGGGAGGTAGGAGGGGCTTTCTCGGTATCAGCCGAGCTCATCGACGGATCTTCGATACCCGTGCGCTGTGGGCCGATTTCTCCAGAAGAGTGCATAGCGATCGCCCGGTCTGAACTATTCGATCATTATCGCCTTAGTGTAATGGACGCGGACTTCCATTACACAGAATCCTGGACATGCTCGCAGGATACGGGATGCATACCGGAAGATGTTGGCGTGAAGGAATCGGTCCCGCAGTATCCGTGGATCGGAGAACTCCTCTTGGAGATCACATCGTGCCCCGATTGGACAACCCCTGGAACCAAGACGATCGGCTACAGGGTCTATGATGATGACTATTGGACTCATGCCGAGGACCCACCATGTTCAGGGTCGGTAACGGTGAGTGTCTGCGATATCCTCAGTCTGGCTCCCCCCACCGGAGGTACGATCACGGAACCATCGCATTCCTGGATGTACGAAGGCGCCGAACCCAACTTGATCTATCGCTGGGATACAGATGCTGTCGCTCCAGGGAATCCCGGCTATTATTCGATTCCCGTCCGTGCGAATTGGGACCCCGTTTGGAACGATATCGATTTTTCTCAGTGTCTCAGTCTACAGGTGCAGGGGAACCTACTTGGTTTCTTGTGGATGTCATCTTCGGGTGTGTTTGATAACATCACTGCTAGTTCGACAGTTTATTGGCCTCTATCGAGCGGTTCAGTTGATCTGTTTATCCAGGATAGCCCCACTCCTTGCACACAAGACGACGATGCCGACTCACCGGCCACTGGGGAAACGCCCTTGATGGCAGTGACTGTCTACGCTGATCATCTGGCTCGCGACCAGGCGAACATTGACACTTTGAACCCGGTTTACAAGGCGAGCCGGTGTCACGGAGCGGCGGCTCATGCATACAGCGGAGTTGACACGGGGGTCAGACCTGTCACAGGTCCAGTTATACCAGTCTACTCTGCGCCGGAAGAGTTTTCCATTCCTCCAGGGCCCGGCAACTACAATTTTATGGACTCGATCACTGTGTCTCGTGGTGACTTTCT
This genomic interval carries:
- the mtnN gene encoding 5'-methylthioadenosine/S-adenosylhomocysteine nucleosidase codes for the protein MTPTRRMPLYSTHGRMTADRCRHRPQAPAKALFLFACLLILLFHALPSSARSDIAFLVSLDEQESAARSVIRTAGQPVRDQGIKITHGYYRGTKVHIARTGAGLVPTAQTTTFLLARYPVDCVLSYGVAGSLAGASPGSLFIANDVRQHNRGTAGLGGGKGLPNPIPENTDSDQFAEEMALLAACVAKKFTQLDVAVTTGTLVCGDEFIASVQRRAELRDDFDAAAVDMNGTGITIPCQRSETPYVVVRRFTDMADESAPLEFSTNTRIPIQELDSHVTQMLLDAWIDNRSLDGCRKQVRP
- a CDS encoding VOC family protein, which codes for MNITDGLIVFLGTDDLEATHTFYHDVLGLELDRDQGVCRIYRVPGGGCLGFCTHVPVARDARSPIITLLVEDVARSHETLLKRGATPEAPPAYNEKYRIEHFFLSDPNGYAVEIQRFVARES